Proteins encoded within one genomic window of Oncorhynchus keta strain PuntledgeMale-10-30-2019 chromosome 12, Oket_V2, whole genome shotgun sequence:
- the LOC118390964 gene encoding RNA-binding protein Nova-1-like isoform X2, translating to MPQSAQKTEPVSILQPQTTVNPDRVKQAKLIVPNSTAGLIIGKGGATVKAVMEQSGAWVQLSQKPEGINLQERVVTISGEPEQNCKAVEIIVQKIQEDPQSSSCLNISYSNISGPVANSNPTGSPYANSAEVLPNAAAAAATASSLLGQAGLAGMGGFPGTMSSFSGNDLLAITSALNTLASYGYNTNTLGLGLNPAAASGVLAAVAASANPAAAAAANLLASYASDASGGSGHPAVGLGGFSLGSLAAATGASNGYLNASSPLMASSLLATEKLGDGAKDVVEIAVPENLVGAILGKGGKTLVEYQELTGARIQISKKGEFIPGTRNRKVTITGSPAATQAAQYLISQRITYEQGVRATNPQKVG from the exons ATGCCTCAGAGCGCCCAGAAAACAGAGCCAGTCAGCATACTACAACCACAGACCACTGTCAACCCCGACCGCGTCAAACAG GCTAAATTGATTGTGCCCAACAGCACGGCTGGGCTGATCATCGGTAAGGGCGGGGCCACGGTCAAGGCGGTGATGGAGCAGTCGGGTGCCTGGGTGCAGCTGTCCCAGAAGCCTGAAGGCATCAACCTGCAGGAGCGTGTGGTCACCATCAGCGGGGAACCCGAGCAGAACTGCAAAGCCGTGGAGATCATCGTGCAGAAGATCCAGGAGGACCCTCAGAGCAGCAGCTGCCTCAACATCAGCTACTCCAACATCTCAGGCCCCGTGGCCAACTCCAACCCCACCGGTTCCCCCTACGCCAACTCAGCCGAGGTCCTCCCCAACGCAGCCGCGGCTGCCGCCACCGCCTCCAGCCTTCTGGGCCAGGCCGGCCTGGCAGGAATGGGCGGCTTCCCGGGCACCATGTCCAGCTTCTCTGGCAATGACCTGCTGGCCATCACCTCGGCCCTCAACACTCTGGCCAGCTATGGCTACAACACCAACACCCTGGGTCTGGGCCTCAACCCCGCTGCCGCCTCTGGGGTCCTGGCCGCCGTGGCTGCTAGTGCTAACCCAGCCGCTGCTGCCGCCGCTAACCTCCTGGCCTCCTATGCCAGCGATGCCTCCGGCGGCTCCGGCCACCCCGCTGTCGGCCTGGGCGGCTTCTCCCTGGGCTCACTGGCTGCCGCCACAGGGGCCTCCAACGGTTACCTGAACGCCTCATCCCCACTGATGGCCTCTTCCCTGCTGGCCACAGAGAAGCTGGGAGACGGGGCCAAGGACGTGGTGGAGATTGCCGTGCCCGAGAATCTGGTGGGCGCCATCCTGGGGAAAGGTGGTAAAACGCTGGTGGAGTACCAGGAGCTGACAGGCGCCCGCATCCAGATCTCCAAAAAGGGAGAGTTCATCCCCGGCACGCGAAACCGTAAAGTTACCATAACAGGGTCGCCCGCGGCAACACAAGCTGCCCAGTATCTGATCAGCCAGCGGATCACGTATGAGCAGGGTGTGCGTGCCACCAACCCACAGAAGGTGGGCTAA